One Syntrophaceae bacterium DNA window includes the following coding sequences:
- a CDS encoding tetratricopeptide repeat protein, with the protein MSTITSALKRAQRSSDAKYEPYRDIILARPRGGVRGKKRLIAGICLASLVLLASTAFSLIVYLGQESPGSGEGRLIAASAAHRGKVDLAGRQPERLAPGSPSLESEILFQAGLRLQQSGILTEAEALYRRAVEADPKNLSALNNLGVICMSQGRDGEAIDLFTRLIDARGDWADPYYNLACLYSRQGDVPKSLWHLRVALWMNRELKGWAKSDPDLEPLRSRPEYDKIVN; encoded by the coding sequence ATGAGCACCATCACGTCTGCGCTGAAGCGGGCACAGAGGTCGAGCGACGCGAAGTATGAGCCCTACCGGGATATCATCCTGGCCCGGCCCCGGGGCGGGGTGCGGGGAAAGAAGCGCCTGATCGCCGGCATCTGCCTCGCCTCGCTTGTGCTCCTGGCCTCGACGGCCTTCTCGCTGATCGTCTACCTCGGCCAGGAAAGCCCCGGGAGCGGGGAGGGCCGCCTGATCGCCGCCTCCGCGGCCCACCGCGGCAAGGTCGACCTGGCCGGCCGCCAGCCCGAGAGGCTCGCGCCGGGCAGCCCGTCCCTCGAGAGCGAGATCCTCTTCCAGGCGGGGCTCAGGCTCCAGCAGTCCGGCATCCTGACGGAGGCCGAGGCGCTGTACCGCCGGGCCGTCGAGGCGGACCCGAAGAACCTCAGCGCCCTGAACAATCTCGGGGTGATCTGCATGTCCCAGGGGCGGGACGGAGAGGCCATCGACCTCTTCACCCGTCTCATCGACGCCAGGGGCGACTGGGCCGACCCGTACTACAACCTCGCCTGCCTCTACAGCCGCCAGGGGGATGTCCCGAAGAGCCTGTGGCATCTCAGGGTGGCCCTGTGGATGAACCGGGAGCTCAAGGGCTGGGCAAAGAGCGACCCGGACCTGGAACCCCTGCGCTCCCGGCCGGAATACGACAAAATCGTCAACTAG
- the pilM gene encoding pilus assembly protein PilM has translation MAKYILGLDVGTSSLKAVLLEAGLRGGMRIAAWEKVDIAGPGGLREALRRLQEIPILAVPSCHTALAAKHFSFRNVKLPFKDRKKIGQTLPFELDGQIPHPVESVLIDFAVLRQEQGSELFAAVIPKADVEERISLLSDYGFDAETIDIDAVPVAARLMTAAPAESLHLLLDVGASETAGVLFRDGRILQVRSFPFGGDHITRALSGALGIPFSDAEARKRRGETGPAEEEITEACGKFFASLKNTIGSLRMAGIVREEPDTVWLTGGGALYRKLAEDLSRALAVPVERVNVTQLAGIKPVGGSDAGWDSMIMNGALALALRPVSKGPGFDFRQGNGRRRPVSFKLDLGIDLKWAGAVAALILLLAGADLTLSHYADKARLDQLKAEAAALVQQNFPDVQRVVDPARQFRAKIDDAKRLAAATRGAAPGDAALLVLKDLSEKVPETAELLLTSLVLDGDRIEIRAEASTPEAAESIRKALEATGRYAGVTVNVAGTRQGGRVELELRAAMARKP, from the coding sequence ATGGCGAAATACATCCTTGGGCTCGACGTCGGCACGAGCAGCCTGAAGGCCGTCCTCCTCGAGGCGGGCCTGAGGGGCGGCATGCGCATCGCGGCCTGGGAAAAGGTCGACATCGCCGGGCCGGGCGGGCTGCGGGAAGCCCTGCGCCGCCTCCAGGAGATCCCGATCCTCGCCGTGCCGTCCTGTCACACGGCGCTCGCCGCGAAGCACTTCTCCTTCCGCAACGTCAAGCTCCCCTTCAAGGACCGGAAGAAGATCGGCCAGACCCTGCCCTTCGAACTCGACGGGCAGATCCCGCATCCCGTGGAGAGCGTGCTGATCGATTTCGCCGTCCTCAGGCAGGAGCAGGGGTCCGAGCTCTTCGCCGCGGTCATCCCCAAGGCCGACGTGGAGGAGCGCATCTCGCTGCTGTCCGATTACGGCTTCGACGCGGAGACGATCGACATCGACGCGGTTCCCGTTGCGGCTCGGCTGATGACGGCCGCACCGGCCGAATCCCTGCACCTGCTCCTGGATGTCGGCGCCTCGGAGACGGCGGGTGTCCTGTTCAGGGACGGCCGGATCCTGCAGGTCCGTTCCTTCCCCTTCGGCGGCGATCACATCACCCGCGCCCTCTCGGGGGCCCTGGGGATCCCCTTCAGCGACGCCGAGGCCCGCAAGCGGCGGGGCGAGACGGGGCCGGCCGAGGAGGAGATCACCGAGGCATGCGGGAAATTCTTCGCCTCGCTGAAGAACACGATCGGCTCCCTGCGCATGGCCGGCATCGTCCGCGAGGAGCCTGACACGGTCTGGCTGACCGGCGGCGGGGCCCTGTACCGAAAGCTCGCCGAGGACCTCTCGCGCGCCCTCGCAGTCCCCGTGGAGCGCGTCAACGTGACCCAGCTGGCCGGCATCAAGCCCGTGGGCGGCAGTGACGCGGGCTGGGACTCGATGATCATGAACGGCGCCCTCGCCCTGGCCCTGCGGCCCGTGTCGAAGGGCCCGGGCTTCGACTTCCGGCAGGGCAACGGCCGCCGCAGGCCCGTGTCCTTCAAGCTCGACCTGGGCATCGACCTCAAGTGGGCGGGCGCCGTTGCCGCGCTTATTCTCCTGCTGGCGGGCGCTGATCTCACCCTGTCCCACTACGCGGACAAGGCCCGGCTCGATCAGCTCAAGGCCGAGGCGGCGGCCCTGGTGCAGCAGAACTTCCCGGACGTGCAGCGCGTCGTCGACCCGGCCCGGCAGTTCCGTGCCAAGATCGACGACGCCAAGCGCCTGGCCGCCGCCACACGCGGCGCGGCCCCGGGCGATGCCGCCCTGCTCGTGCTGAAGGACCTCTCGGAGAAGGTCCCCGAGACCGCCGAGCTGCTCCTCACGTCCCTGGTTCTCGACGGCGACCGAATCGAGATCCGGGCCGAGGCCTCCACCCCGGAGGCCGCCGAGTCGATCCGAAAGGCGCTCGAGGCCACGGGGCGCTATGCCGGCGTCACCGTCAACGTCGCCGGAACCAGGCAGGGCGGCCGGGTGGAGCTCGAGCTGAGGGCCGCGATGGCGAGGAAACCATGA
- a CDS encoding AAA family ATPase has product MYSSHFKLRENPFSLTPDPKYLFLSRQHREALNHLIYGIKERKGFIVITGGIGTGKTTLSRALLSRMDRSVETALIFNSYLSDMELLEVINQEFGVPLTGMERTKRRFIDALNAFLLENHRAGKNAVVLIDEAQNLSRNVLEQIRMLSNLETETEKLLQIVLVGQPELRDLLEQPSLRQLNERIAVRYHLEELSKDDVPDYVGHRLTVAGDGGGTVRFADDAFGKICDYSKGNPRRINILCDRALLIAYAGNRHEIDRKVVKRAIQDLRSSDTKKGTFFARRRKGLFA; this is encoded by the coding sequence ATGTACAGTTCCCATTTCAAGCTGAGGGAGAACCCCTTCAGCCTCACGCCCGACCCGAAGTATCTCTTCCTGAGCCGACAGCATCGGGAGGCCCTCAACCACCTGATCTACGGGATCAAGGAAAGAAAGGGGTTCATCGTCATCACGGGCGGGATCGGGACGGGAAAGACCACCCTGTCCCGGGCGCTTCTCTCCCGGATGGACCGTTCCGTGGAGACGGCGCTCATCTTCAACTCGTACCTCTCGGACATGGAGCTCCTGGAAGTGATCAACCAGGAGTTCGGGGTTCCCCTGACGGGGATGGAACGGACGAAGCGGCGCTTCATCGACGCCCTCAACGCATTTTTGCTGGAGAACCACCGGGCCGGCAAGAACGCCGTCGTGCTCATCGACGAGGCCCAGAACCTCTCCCGGAACGTCCTGGAGCAGATCCGCATGCTCTCCAACCTGGAGACGGAAACGGAGAAACTGCTGCAGATCGTCCTCGTCGGGCAGCCGGAATTGAGGGATTTGCTGGAACAGCCTTCGCTGCGGCAGTTGAACGAACGGATCGCCGTGCGGTATCATCTCGAGGAGCTGTCGAAGGACGACGTCCCCGACTACGTCGGGCACCGCCTCACCGTGGCGGGGGACGGGGGGGGAACCGTCCGATTCGCCGACGACGCCTTCGGGAAGATCTGCGACTACAGCAAGGGAAACCCGCGGCGGATCAACATCCTCTGCGACAGGGCCCTGCTGATCGCCTATGCCGGCAACCGGCACGAGATCGACCGCAAGGTCGTCAAGCGGGCCATCCAGGACCTGAGGTCGAGCGACACGAAAAAGGGAACTTTTTTTGCAAGACGAAGAAAGGGGCTGTTTGCCTGA
- the gspE gene encoding type II secretion system ATPase GspE — translation MEANENKRDPRHTEIPGLIHTDGKPIVELLDEAFAPVPEGSEARRKTIGEIYTHKKAADEAGQLREMSLRFGIPLVPEIPTDHMSVEFTRKVPIQYLKRHKMVPVETPDAFLIAVNDPANFQAVDDLMRLLGRSDAEVVLASEGTILSAIGTAYDLGRDSAQEFIEIMNGDSADSIISEIEETADLLDDTSDAPIIKLVNLVLAQAIKDRASDIHIEPYAASLKIRYRIDGMLYNLLNLPRRIQSPLVSRIKIMAKLNIAEKRLPQDGRIEVKIGDKNVDIRVSVIPTAFGERVVLRLLDKSQAILTLADLGLDDAKIRQFDRLIKSPYGIVLVTGPTGSGKTTTLYAALSKINSPEINIITIEDPIEYQIEGIGQIQVNPKIDLTFATGLRSIVRQDPDVILVGEIRDRETAEIAIQSSLTGHLVFSTLHTNDAASAVTRLIDMGIEPFLVASSVIAIVAQRLVRVLCPRCKEAYTPDADSLVDAGIPRSALDGRPIYRRRGCNACMNTGYRGRTGIFEIMIMDEGIKKLILKTSDANQINDEAVRGGMSTLVQDGARKVLEGITTIEEVLRVTRVLNRSANIVIEDESI, via the coding sequence ATGGAAGCGAACGAGAACAAGCGAGACCCACGGCACACCGAGATCCCGGGCCTGATCCACACCGACGGCAAGCCCATCGTCGAGCTTCTCGACGAGGCCTTCGCCCCGGTGCCCGAGGGCTCCGAGGCCCGGCGCAAGACCATCGGCGAGATCTACACGCACAAGAAGGCGGCCGACGAGGCCGGCCAGCTCCGGGAGATGAGCCTGCGGTTCGGCATCCCCCTGGTCCCGGAGATCCCGACGGACCACATGAGCGTGGAGTTCACCCGGAAGGTCCCCATCCAGTACCTCAAGAGGCACAAGATGGTCCCCGTGGAGACGCCCGATGCCTTCCTGATCGCGGTGAACGACCCCGCCAACTTCCAGGCCGTCGACGACCTGATGCGGCTGCTCGGGCGGAGCGACGCCGAGGTGGTGCTCGCCTCCGAGGGGACGATCCTCTCGGCCATCGGCACCGCCTACGACCTGGGCCGCGACTCGGCGCAGGAGTTCATCGAGATCATGAACGGGGACTCGGCCGACAGCATCATCTCGGAGATCGAGGAGACGGCCGACCTGCTCGACGACACGAGCGACGCGCCCATCATCAAGCTCGTCAACCTCGTGCTGGCCCAGGCCATCAAGGACCGCGCAAGCGACATCCACATCGAGCCCTACGCCGCCTCGCTGAAGATCCGCTACCGGATCGACGGCATGCTCTACAACCTGCTGAACCTGCCGCGGCGGATCCAGTCGCCGCTCGTGTCGCGCATCAAGATCATGGCCAAGCTCAACATCGCCGAAAAACGCCTCCCGCAGGACGGGCGCATCGAGGTGAAGATCGGCGACAAGAACGTGGACATCCGCGTCTCCGTCATCCCCACGGCCTTCGGCGAGCGCGTGGTGCTGCGGCTCCTGGACAAGTCCCAGGCGATCCTGACGCTCGCGGACCTGGGCCTCGACGACGCGAAGATCCGGCAGTTCGACCGGCTGATCAAGTCGCCCTACGGGATCGTCCTGGTCACGGGCCCCACGGGCAGCGGCAAGACGACGACGCTCTACGCGGCGCTCTCGAAGATCAACAGCCCCGAGATCAACATCATCACCATCGAGGACCCCATCGAGTACCAGATCGAGGGGATCGGGCAGATCCAGGTCAACCCCAAGATCGACCTGACCTTCGCCACGGGCCTGCGCTCCATCGTGCGCCAGGACCCCGACGTCATCCTCGTGGGCGAGATCCGCGACCGCGAGACGGCGGAGATCGCCATCCAATCGTCCCTGACGGGCCATCTCGTCTTCTCGACGCTGCACACCAACGACGCAGCCAGCGCCGTCACGCGCCTCATCGACATGGGCATCGAGCCCTTCCTGGTGGCCTCGTCGGTCATCGCCATCGTGGCGCAGCGGCTCGTGCGCGTGCTGTGCCCGCGCTGCAAGGAGGCCTACACGCCCGATGCGGATTCCCTCGTCGACGCGGGGATCCCGCGGAGCGCCCTCGACGGCCGGCCGATTTACCGCCGCAGGGGCTGCAACGCCTGCATGAACACGGGATACCGCGGCCGGACGGGCATCTTCGAGATCATGATCATGGACGAGGGGATCAAGAAGCTCATTCTCAAGACCTCGGACGCCAACCAGATCAACGACGAGGCCGTCCGCGGCGGCATGTCGACCCTGGTGCAGGACGGGGCCCGCAAGGTCCTCGAGGGCATCACGACGATCGAGGAGGTTCTCCGCGTGACGCGGGTCCTCAACCGGAGCGCCAACATCGTGATCGAGGACGAGTCGATCTGA
- the gspN gene encoding type II secretion system protein GspN translates to MKGAFRTYAGYAAFAVAALLVIAWVKMPPDTLRLLVLSALSKNKAGMQVRLDAAEWAFPVGLALTGLSVRPKDGRGPEVRADRLTARPALTALAAGRLAFRVEASAMGGRIDGDIAVRNRFSASGPVQADLQFSGIDAAGCPWLAELLGRSLRGRVEGRLRFEGLPERWPDGAGRLEIVLTDGQIAFKAPLFGLQEMTVAKMEGDMDLGSGVVKVNRLRVTGDQLEGDFRGSIRIAGDLPASRIALRGDVTIPAVGPERFAVEVSGTVASPVVTPL, encoded by the coding sequence ATGAAGGGGGCCTTCCGGACATACGCGGGATACGCGGCCTTTGCCGTGGCGGCGCTCCTCGTGATCGCCTGGGTGAAGATGCCCCCCGACACGCTGCGGCTGCTCGTGCTGTCGGCCCTGTCGAAGAACAAGGCGGGGATGCAGGTGAGGCTCGACGCGGCCGAGTGGGCGTTCCCCGTCGGCCTCGCGCTGACGGGGCTCTCCGTCCGGCCGAAGGACGGCAGGGGGCCCGAAGTGCGGGCGGACAGGCTGACGGCCCGGCCGGCGCTCACCGCGCTCGCGGCGGGACGCCTGGCCTTCCGCGTCGAGGCGTCGGCCATGGGCGGCCGGATCGACGGGGACATCGCCGTGCGGAACCGGTTCTCGGCAAGCGGGCCCGTGCAGGCGGATTTGCAGTTCTCCGGGATCGACGCCGCCGGCTGCCCCTGGCTTGCCGAACTGCTGGGGCGCTCGCTCCGCGGCCGGGTGGAAGGCCGGCTGCGCTTCGAGGGGCTGCCCGAGCGCTGGCCCGACGGGGCGGGCCGGCTCGAGATCGTTCTGACCGACGGGCAGATCGCCTTCAAGGCGCCCCTGTTCGGCCTGCAGGAGATGACCGTGGCGAAGATGGAAGGCGACATGGACCTGGGAAGCGGTGTCGTCAAGGTGAACCGCCTCCGCGTGACCGGGGACCAGCTCGAGGGGGACTTCCGGGGAAGCATCCGCATCGCGGGGGATCTCCCGGCAAGCCGCATTGCCCTGCGGGGCGACGTGACGATCCCGGCAGTCGGACCGGAGCGGTTCGCCGTCGAGGTGAGCGGCACGGTGGCGAGCCCCGTGGTGACCCCTCTTTGA
- the gspD gene encoding type II secretion system secretin GspD, which produces MATLSAKQVSLTAALAALALLLAFQGTVSAARLAGSAQPVSTTSTEPVKEGAALQKASDADDAPAPAPKRKAPARKTAYKAPPKRAAASPAWKTVSDDTADNGAGKSSPGKPGPANGKLGKHVTIDFDNVDILAFIKFMSELTGKNFVVDETVKGKVSVFSPQKISTEEAYRVFESVLEIHGLTTVPAGDVIKIVPSQQAKEKSVATRLRAEGIGPNDRVVTQIVPLSYASPDDMKKILDPLVSKASVVLSYPPTQTLVITDVQSNIKRLLKIISALDVAGVGEQIHIIPLRHAVAADTAASLNSIFQLDQAARRPQATTTMRIIADERTNSLIVLASEVFAARVRDFVNILDRDIPQGESKMHVYRLQYANSEDLAKVLTNLSSRDARPAAPAAPGQPAQPVIPGLRSRTSMLSSDVQIVSDKATNTLIITANKEDWRILEEVIRKVDVRRSMVYIEALIMEVDVNKNFQLGVEWRAVKDLGAVSGFDTGRAAAIAGSGGSGQGGAYQLFPGTSTQPAFPGGFSLGVIGAGITIGGVTFPNIGAVINAVQQDSQVHILSNPQLLTSDNEEAMISVGKNIPYITRAERSATNLDFTTYEYRDVGVILTITPSINTERFVRLKLNQEVSTLVQEESTVGLPTTLKRTAKTTIMVKDRQTIVIGGLMGDSSTSSNYQVPLLGDIPLLGWLFKSKGQRREKTNLYIFITPHVIETVAEADAIRQSKREDIETFEGGVIKRYGPQTPGTSGSKIP; this is translated from the coding sequence ATGGCGACCCTTTCCGCAAAACAGGTTTCCCTCACCGCGGCCCTAGCGGCCCTGGCCCTGCTCCTCGCCTTCCAGGGAACGGTTTCGGCCGCCCGACTGGCCGGCAGCGCCCAGCCCGTCTCCACCACGTCGACGGAACCGGTGAAGGAGGGCGCCGCCCTGCAGAAGGCCTCCGACGCGGACGATGCTCCGGCCCCGGCCCCTAAGAGGAAGGCCCCGGCGAGGAAGACGGCCTACAAGGCGCCCCCGAAAAGGGCCGCGGCGTCGCCGGCCTGGAAGACCGTCTCCGACGACACGGCCGACAACGGCGCCGGGAAGTCCTCGCCCGGGAAGCCCGGCCCCGCGAACGGGAAGCTCGGGAAGCACGTCACCATCGATTTCGACAACGTCGACATCCTCGCCTTCATCAAGTTCATGAGCGAGCTGACGGGGAAGAACTTCGTCGTCGACGAGACGGTGAAGGGGAAGGTCAGCGTCTTCTCGCCGCAGAAGATCTCCACCGAGGAGGCCTACAGGGTCTTCGAATCGGTCCTCGAGATCCACGGCCTGACCACGGTGCCCGCGGGCGACGTGATCAAGATCGTCCCCAGCCAGCAGGCGAAGGAGAAGAGCGTCGCGACCCGGCTTCGCGCCGAGGGGATCGGCCCCAACGACCGCGTGGTCACCCAGATCGTCCCCCTGAGTTACGCCAGCCCCGACGACATGAAGAAGATCCTGGACCCGCTGGTCTCGAAGGCGAGCGTCGTGTTGTCCTACCCGCCCACGCAGACGCTCGTCATCACCGACGTGCAGTCCAACATCAAGAGGCTGCTGAAGATCATCTCGGCGCTGGACGTGGCGGGCGTGGGCGAGCAGATCCACATCATCCCGCTTCGCCACGCCGTGGCAGCCGACACGGCCGCGTCGCTCAACTCGATCTTCCAGCTCGACCAGGCGGCCCGCCGGCCGCAGGCCACGACGACGATGCGGATCATCGCCGACGAGCGCACCAACAGCCTCATCGTGCTCGCCTCCGAGGTCTTCGCCGCGCGGGTCCGCGACTTCGTGAACATCCTGGACCGGGACATCCCGCAGGGCGAGTCGAAGATGCACGTCTACCGCCTGCAGTACGCCAACTCGGAGGACCTGGCCAAGGTCCTCACGAACCTGTCGTCCAGGGACGCCCGGCCGGCCGCCCCGGCGGCGCCGGGCCAGCCGGCCCAGCCGGTGATTCCGGGGCTCCGGAGCCGGACGTCCATGCTCTCCAGCGACGTCCAGATCGTTTCCGACAAGGCGACCAACACGCTCATCATCACGGCCAACAAGGAGGACTGGCGCATCCTCGAGGAGGTCATCCGCAAGGTGGACGTGCGCAGGTCCATGGTCTACATCGAGGCCCTGATCATGGAAGTGGACGTGAACAAGAACTTCCAGCTCGGGGTCGAGTGGCGCGCCGTCAAGGACCTCGGCGCGGTCAGCGGCTTCGACACGGGGCGGGCCGCCGCCATCGCAGGCTCCGGCGGCAGCGGGCAGGGCGGCGCCTACCAGCTCTTCCCGGGCACGTCGACCCAGCCGGCCTTCCCCGGCGGTTTCTCGCTGGGCGTCATCGGCGCGGGGATCACCATCGGCGGGGTCACCTTCCCGAACATCGGCGCCGTCATCAACGCCGTGCAGCAGGACTCGCAGGTGCACATCCTCTCGAACCCCCAGCTGCTCACGAGCGACAACGAGGAGGCGATGATCAGCGTCGGCAAGAACATCCCCTACATCACGCGGGCCGAGCGCTCGGCAACCAATCTGGACTTCACGACCTACGAGTACCGCGACGTGGGCGTCATCCTGACCATCACCCCCTCCATCAACACGGAGCGGTTCGTGCGCCTCAAGCTCAACCAGGAGGTCTCCACCCTCGTCCAGGAGGAATCCACGGTGGGGCTGCCCACGACGCTCAAGCGCACGGCCAAGACCACCATCATGGTCAAGGACAGGCAGACGATCGTCATCGGCGGCCTCATGGGCGACAGCTCCACGTCGAGCAATTACCAGGTGCCGCTGCTCGGCGACATCCCCCTGCTCGGCTGGCTCTTCAAGTCCAAGGGACAGAGGCGGGAGAAGACGAACCTCTACATCTTCATCACGCCCCACGTCATCGAGACCGTGGCCGAGGCCGATGCGATCCGGCAGAGCAAGCGCGAGGATATCGAAACCTTCGAGGGCGGGGTGATCAAGCGTTACGGCCCGCAGACGCCCGGCACATCGGGCAGCAAGATCCCGTGA
- a CDS encoding PDZ domain-containing protein produces the protein MKNRRNTILVLAAIAVMLYLVVDIAYLILELSAPAPEPAKQPAAATQTADVSRDPVEAYAVIVERNLFRTADRPIVADAMDPGMLEATSLPLDLYGTIAGEDGRGYAIIEERDKKKQRLYKVGDRVAGATIVKILRNAVVLRVGENDQVLKKKETVARGSNRLPAAAPPGPAPGAAARPQARPPQAPPGSPPDLASLLTQARVTPHVTAGSSGKPDGVVISEIQPGSIFESVGLVNGDLIQEVNGKAVTGVADLLAMYRDLKPGLNLSVKVSRAGRQVVLNHTVQ, from the coding sequence ATGAAGAACAGGCGCAACACGATCCTCGTCCTCGCGGCGATCGCCGTCATGCTGTACCTGGTCGTCGACATCGCCTACCTGATCCTCGAGCTCAGCGCGCCGGCCCCCGAGCCCGCGAAACAGCCCGCGGCCGCAACGCAGACCGCCGACGTGAGCAGGGACCCCGTCGAGGCCTACGCCGTGATCGTCGAGCGAAACCTCTTCCGCACGGCGGACCGGCCCATCGTGGCGGACGCAATGGACCCCGGCATGCTCGAGGCCACGTCGCTGCCGCTCGACCTGTACGGCACCATCGCCGGCGAGGACGGGCGGGGATACGCGATCATCGAGGAGAGGGACAAGAAGAAGCAGCGCCTCTACAAGGTCGGCGACAGGGTCGCCGGGGCCACCATCGTGAAGATCCTGCGGAACGCCGTCGTCCTGCGCGTGGGGGAGAACGACCAGGTCCTGAAGAAGAAGGAGACCGTCGCCCGGGGATCGAACCGCCTGCCCGCGGCCGCGCCGCCGGGCCCGGCGCCGGGAGCCGCGGCGAGGCCGCAGGCCCGCCCCCCGCAGGCGCCGCCCGGCTCGCCGCCCGACCTGGCGAGCCTCCTGACGCAGGCCCGCGTGACGCCGCACGTCACGGCGGGCTCGTCGGGCAAGCCCGACGGGGTCGTGATCAGCGAGATCCAGCCCGGCAGCATCTTCGAGAGCGTAGGCCTCGTCAACGGGGACCTGATCCAGGAGGTCAACGGCAAGGCGGTCACCGGCGTGGCGGACCTGCTGGCCATGTACCGGGACCTCAAGCCGGGGTTGAACCTCTCCGTCAAGGTCAGCCGCGCAGGCCGCCAGGTCGTCCTGAACCACACGGTGCAGTGA